The sequence below is a genomic window from Oreochromis niloticus isolate F11D_XX linkage group LG3, O_niloticus_UMD_NMBU, whole genome shotgun sequence.
ggtcagatgtcaggaggcagagttcaggagtctgacagctgtggggataTTATTGTTTCTTGCTCCTTCTCAGTTTTATCTTACACAAGAAGTGTTGCAGTCAGTTAGGCTTTTTTGGGTTAGACATTAAGTCTGGTATTTATTTAGCCTGATACTCTTGATGTGTGTTATTGTTGTCGTTCAAATgactcaaacacaaacacactgtgtgaaCAGATTTAATGAGTGATTCAGAAACACAGCAGGTCAGAATGTTTGcaaagaacaataaaaacagtttcttccaaGGTTTGAGTTCAGTCTCTTCATCAGATCGGTTGTCGAAAGTTTAACAGCTTCATCTCACAGTTACTTTAGTCAGTTCAGAGGTGATTTTTTCCAAAGTTCTCCATCATGGACAGATTTAGTTCTGTTAACAGGTTAGTGTGTCAAAAGCTCCATGAATCCTAAACTTGGTATGACTCAGCTCTCAGGTAAGTCTCTGCAGATGCCTGATGTGCCAGAATGGATCTCAGACAAAGAAGACAGGCTCGGTAGGTAAGGCTGCTTAGTTTAGCAGGTGAGTACGTAAACAACACAAGTCAGGTCATCTTAGTGATGCTACCAACTGAGTAGTTCAACAGTCTGGCAATGAGAACCTGGGAGAGCTGGATTTCAACCAGCAGGTGAGCGCAATGAGTATCAGATGAATCCGAGTTCAGAGTTTATTAGCCTccatccactcacacacacagataagacaTAAGCTGAAGTGTCGCTGCTAACAGTtgatttttatttcaatttctttaAATGTGTTGTACTTGTCAGGAGTTTAAATCCACTTCCAGTCCACATGTCCAACAGCTCAGTATCATTTATATGCTGATCAAATGTATCCTGAGCTCTGACTTCTCTTTTAGAGGACAGTCTGATGTATGCTGAGGTCAAACAccccaaaaaggaaaaagccAAGAAGAAAGCAGGTAAACAAAGTCTGCCATCACCTCCAGTGAATGTTGTTCAACATGTTTATCTGGTCTTAAAATCTTCTTTCCACTCACAGGAAAATCAAGTCCTGCagctgatgcagcagtttattctgAAGTCACATCAGGAAGCTTTCCTGGTAATTATGCTTCTGTGTAGGAtgagttattcttcaagttatTAAATGTCTAACATCCTAAAACTCTGAcatttctgttctttgtgtgtttgtcttacaGGTCAGTGAGGAGAGCTGCAGCAGCAAAGCCAAGAAGAAGCTTTTTATGAATCCACTGTTGCTCCTCTGCTGCCCAAATATCAgacacactcacttttttgtcacttttgttAAGATgacattaaataataatatgaCATAGATATAGTATCAGTGGCGTCCTGTGACTTGTACGGCAAGCAGAGACGATGTTTGTAGTCTCTGTGAGGACCACCTTTCTATGAAAActaaattaaactaaaaaaagtTGTTTATAAGGTCAAGAATAAGGTCTACTGgtgatttaaaaagtaaataaaatatatttatcacTAAAAAGAGCTCCATGCTCTGTgatcaaatgtttgtgcatgttggaggtattttccctctttgttgtgatcagtgttggtgttgttgctcaaaaaagtaatgaattacacttgttacacaaaaacattttgcatTAAAAGTAATGCAATATGTTACTCTATAAAATAACCTGAAATACACAAGCTAATAATCTCCATTTAACAATAGAAACCTGATGTTACAgtcacacaccaacacaaatctcTGTCCTAATAAGGACACAAATATGATTTTTCTCTTAGTATTCAGGAATGAACCTTAAAGTCGACAGCAccaagcaaagatgaaaaccagcacagagAGAAGTGATCTCCATGGTGATTCtctgtagaaacatgaacaggtagaaacagaggcTGCAGTCTGACTGCTCCTCTGTTTgttacctgctgaagttcaggtcctggggtcagcattcactcagctttaacatcactcttgGTTCTCGGCTaggttagcattagcatgctgtctgtgtgcAGATGCTTTGACAGAGCCAAAGTTGTGTTACCAGCAGAGTGCAGTTATTTTCTGTTCTGGAAGCATGACAGGTTGTGCTTTACTATCACGCTCTTGTCCAtttatgcaataaaaataaagtaatgtCCATATTCACACTCTGGAGTGCTCTACTATTTTCATCCTTTGCCACAAGGCATGATAAGAGGAATTGTTAGGCAAATAGACAAgcaatttcaattttattataattacttcaatccacacacaaataagaagCAATCTGACCACATGtaacatttattaaatttaGCTTCAGAAATCCCATAATTTTCTCTTTCAAAAACCTTTCTGTACGTACAAGTGCCCGCTTTATTtcaggataaaaacaaacaaacaaaaccaaaagtcCAACGTTATGTCTGATATCATGTTCCACACTAGAAGCAGAACATTTGTGAAGGTGCTGCTGGAGACCAGCGCTACGAGGACTAAAGACCACAAGATCATCTGTTTAAACAGTGTGGTTCACAAGAGTCCTGCCAGTCATGcagccactgtgtgtgtgtgtgtgtgtgtgtgtgtgtgtgtgtgtgtgtgtgtgtgtgtgttctggtgTTCTCATCTTTGCGCAGTTTTGGGACAGTGAGGAGGGTTTCCACCTCTGGGCTGCAGAGTGCAGAGCTTCAGTTGATGCTGGATCATCTGGCTTGTAAGTCAAGACTtcctttttgtgtgtgaaaattACTTACCCGTTTTCTCCTTTATGTCCAGGAATCTTGGGGAGGGGAAAGCTCAGAGACGTTTTGTAAATACTTCTGGAAAAGCTGTGGAAGgaggtttttttgtatttggagAATCAGACCAGGAGCTGGGGATTACACTGCTGTGGATGTCacttttttaactgtttttttttctcaccattttgACTTGTAAAAACTTCCCTGTTTCTGCTAAGAAAGTGCAGCCATTGAGTCCTGCTTCCCTGCTCAGTGGCAAAACCTGAAACTATTGGCTTAAAGTAGTTTGGTCATTCtcctgacatcaacaaggcattttcacccagataACTGCCACTCACTGGGGATTTTCTCCTTCTGGTCTTTTACTAGTAAACCCAGAtaactcagaccagcctgtcagCCATGTCACATccaatcacctttcttcctgatgctcagtttgaagaTGAATAATATAGCAGATCAGTCACTAATAAAATGAGTCAATGAAATGTGGCCAAACCTGAAAATTAGACTTAAAATCTTCCTTTTTGAGAAAGTTTATAATTAGTTTATTTTGGGAATTTCATTTTcaagcaggaagctcagaaaacctcTGGGGGCCGAACAGGTTAGAACAGTGATCCGTTCTGCAAGGATGGATCACTGAAGTCTAAATTTTCAGCTGGAACGCCCCCTCAAGCCAAATGTCTAAATTTGAAGAAGTGGATTTAAACGTCTTGTTAAATTTAAAGATGGGAGTCAAAGGGCTTTAAATTTGGGCACAGTTACAACTATTTGTCCAACAGACACAGATTTCTCTGCTTCTGTAACAGACTGTCCTAAATGACAGATTCTGAAGGTAAAATCTTTGTCCTTTATCATCACAGGTCTAGGAAACAGACCAGACAGAGCaaatatgtttttctgtgtgctcatttttccagttttgtttGATATTATACAGCACGCTGATGAAAACCAAAGTTGTGCATCAATGCGCACGTGCAGCCTCTCTCATCAGGTCAGGCAGTGTGAAGCAGGTAATGTTAGAGATGCTCATCTGATGGAAAGGAacgagagagacagaaaaattaCGAAATCAGATTGGGTCAGTTTGACGTAGCTGCAGCTCCTGATACATTTTACTGAATATGTGTGAGTTGGTTTTTTCTTGTATTGTTTCTTGATGCAtcagtttaaaaacatgtaaacaCTACAACACTGATGAATTAAATTGACTAAAGTtcaaatatatatgtattattattCCTTATCATAGATTAATTTGTATTTATGTGAGTATTTTCTCaaacaagtaaaaaataaagtttggcTCCAGAGGAGATCTGTAGAGTTAGACCAGGATCTCTGAGTTTAGGGTTTCACTACAGTTAAATTCAATATCTCCATAAATTCATAAAAGTTACACAGTAAATGTTGGGAAATAATACCAAAACTTACATAGTGTATTATACGATACTACAAAACAACAttactgcatttcgttgcctttTACTTGTGAcgtgtgcaatgacaataattctattctattctaacaacaaacaaagtaaaactcctgtgctgtggtgtttgaatgtttgtgtgtctctgtgagttAGTCATGTGACACagtggtgacctgtccaggtcTGCTTCTGAATGGaggagtaataatattttaaaaacaaacaaataatgcAGAGCTGCACCTCACAGTTTATACTGTTGATGTTTTCGCACCCAGCTGTGGTTTGTTCCTCTAGAAAGCCACATGTGGGACGAACACAGGACAGCGAGTGATGGCTCAACATCATCAAAGGCCATGACTGGATCATCAACTCACAGAACTCTGGACACAAATATCACTGCGACCTTTCTTTCTTCAATAATtagtaataaataatagtaggaatgtgtatatgtgtaataCATGAACTCAAAGTACTTCTAAATGGAGAGCACTGCGCCctactgaaaaaataaaaggtaGTATCACAATACAGCTTCAATAAAAGCTTTAAAGCAAATCATAAAGCCAAGAAAATCTAATCAAGTCCAAACAATCTTAAATCTTTACTCAGATTAAAATACAAGAGAAAGTCAAGTCAAagtcaaatgtatttatataccATGTTTAACACAACAGAGCTGAtcacattcaaaataaataacttttaaaaaaaactatgtaAAATTCAGAAAAAGTGAGAACAgcaaacaacattaaaataaaataaaaaataacattcaCAGCTTCAGATTAAAATACAAGAGAGATACactaaaactacaataaaagtATCTGACATTAAATGAATCATGAAGcagctttttcatgtttttataccaaataattattttttacatgATATAGATCTTTACACTCAGACAGCAAAAATATTTGTTGGTGTTTGAttgattgaatctttattttgaacatgttaaagtacaacaacatagaattcaaagagacaaataaacaaagcaaaacgagcaaccacaactacaaataactttcatgttcaaaaaggagcaggaagaagcataagcttatttaatcccaccccttttCCACTATGTAGTATTGAATAGACTACAGAAATACCTCCTTGCAATTACATtatattttatgtgtatttttctttaatttatttatttagagagagatagagaaagagagagatagatctctatctctctctatcCATACCTACGtatatacacatacagacaTATACACATTACCAATACCAGCACTTCCTAATGTAACTCTGACTTTAAGTTTCTGCTATTAGTTACTAAAAATCACAGACGTTTTTCTCTGTGGAACAGGATACATTCAAAGTTTTATACAAAAGCTcaacaatgaataaaaatatcagCTGAATATAAAGAGCATGAATCTGAAACAGGACATCTGTGTGCTTTATGCTAAACACAGTACCAACTATATATAGGTTATTATTCAATATCATTTAAACTAAAAAGTGAGTGTGTCTGATATTTGGGCAGCAGAGGAGCAACAGTGGATTCATTAAATGCTTCTTCTTGGCTTTGCTGCTGCAGCTCTCCTCACTGACCtgtaagacaaacacacaaagaacagaaatgTCCACGTTTCAGGATGTTCGCCATTTAataacttgaagaataactcaTCCTGCACAGAAGCATAATTACCAGGAAAGCTTCCTAATGTGACTTcagaataaactgctgcatcagctGCAGGACTTGATTTTCCTGTGAGTGGAAAGAAGATTTTAAGACCAGATAAACATGTTGAACAACATTCACTGGAGGTGATGGCAGACTTTGTTTACCTGCTTTCTtcttggctttttcttttttggggcgTTTGACCTCAGCATACATCAGACTGTCCTCTAAAAGAGAAGTCAGAGCTCAGGATACATTTGATCAGCAGGTATATGACACAGAGCTGTTGGACACATGTGGATTTAAACTCTGCAGATCAAGTCTGATTTGAAAGTCCAAATGAGGAAGCAGTAACACGGTACAAAGTCTCCCAAGTCTTTTGAGAGACAAAAATGATCATTTCAGTTCATAAGTCCACAGTGCTTTCTTCCGATGTTACTCATCTTTAGCAAACTGCATAAAGAACCTCGAACCTTCCCAAACAGCTCCATTTATACTCATATGCCTGTCTGCATCACTCCCTTCTTTCATCCCTTACTCATATTTTATATCCCCTACATctattccacacacacacacacacacacacacacacacacacacacacacacacacacacacacacacacacacttctccaTGCTATTGGCACATCTAATGCATTCCTGTATCCAAAAAACAGCTTAAACAGTGCTCTGCTGTGCCTCCAGTGATTGAGCACACTCAGATTATGTTTTATTTGATGGTGTTTGGTTTTGTGATTGGTGGTCTGGTTCAGAAGCTATGGATGCTGTGATTCAGTAAATCCAGCTGAAAGGGGACTTTTTGCTTGCCATGTTAGAGACTTTAATGAAAGGCAACCCTTAGATTAGAGATTAACCTGTGATCTGACAAAGAGATTGAACTCAAACCGTGGACGAAgttgttttgagtttctttctGACCTGCTGCGTTTTCTGCATCACTCCATAAATTTGTtctccagtgtgtctgtgtttgagtGCTTTGAACAatgacaacaacacaacaacacagtATCATGTTAAACAAATACACCTGACTTAATGACTAACCCACCAAAACCCTAATGACTGCAGATTAACTCTGCTGATGTGTAGTGGTAGTGTGTAGTAGCTAAGCTTGGTAAGTGAATAACTAAACTCCATGTTGACCTATAATTAGCTGCAACATAATGAAATGACACATTTCAGTACAAACACTGAATGAGACTGTTGTGACTGTACCTGCAGCTCCCGTCTTCACCTCAGAGTAAACAGCACTCTGCTCTGGTTTATGATGCTTCCCTGTGAAGATCATCAGATTATTGGATATAAGGAAATAACtaactgttacattttttataatgtttatttattgtatttttacattacatttacatttattaattttaaactgcacaAGTTTTATGTACTTACGCTTCTTTCCAAAGTTTTTAAGTTCAATAAGAGCGTATGTGACATCTTGATGCTCATCTGATCCtgaaatgttcatattttagTTACAGGATTGTAAACATGTCACAtggaattaattttattaaatcaaaaataaGTTTCTTCTCTAAAATTCTCTGTGCTTTTCAACACATATACTGCACCATTTCTGTTGTCTTCAACCGGCATAACTGAGTCATAGATGTGATTGGTACCTAAGAAAAGATGAATCAGGGTCAAATTAATAATTGAATAAAAAACTAaagtttaaattattttgtttaagTCAAAACCAGGACTATAAGATATTTTTAAACCATGATCCCATAATGTTGttactgtttgtgttgttaTGATATGAAACAACAACACTGGATTCTTTCAGTCGAGTTAAAGATACAATCAGGTTGTAAAATCCtgtttgtttctcattttatgAGCATGTGTCAGTTTGCTGGATTTTGACGAACGTTCTTTGAAAAGCTGCTGAGCACAAAATGAACCTAaaaactgttactgttaatgaaGACAGATATAAAGGTCAATATtaacaatgataataaagaTGGATTAAATACTGACCAGGATGAGGAGAGTCGTACACATGAGTTTCATCCTGGTTGACTCCATGATTTGTGGAGGAGCCCGGACTGTGACTCTCAGACTGGATCGAcctaaaacatgaaataaacacaataaagtcaaaagtaactgatgtttgtttaaaataataataaaaagtattttaccaacctggtgaagcaggaatctgtgaaagagacaaatgttatTACACATGTTTGTCATGTATAAATTGTTCCACTGATATTTAGTGTCATGAGATCAGaatacatgtatatgtgtgaataaTTAAAGTGTATGTAGTAAATAAACTCTCTAACAGATAGACCGtaggggcgaccgtggctcagggggttgggaagcgtatctgcaactggaaggtcgccggttaaatccccgggctctctgtcctggtcgttgtgtccttgggcaagacactttaccctctgggctactggtgttggccagaggggccgatggcgcgatatggcagccttgcttctgtcagtctgccccagggcagctgtggctacaaatgtagcttgcctccaccagtgtgtgaatgtgagagtgaatgaatagtggcattgtaaagcgctttgggtgccttgaaaagcgctatatataAAATCCAAACCATTATTATTaatacagcatgaaaagaagaggctcttacacttggactgtctgcagcgatacaacaagagcaggagaataataatgagagagactCCACAAACCAGTCCAACCATCAACCACACAGGAGATGAACTGCGTCCAGTTACTGTAACAacaaataattattaataaagtGTAAAAGAAGCATTCTGAGAGCACAAATCTCTGctaaggcagctcactctgttgacagtatttacttttaaaggAACAGTATCGTATtttctgtggggtttttttgttagttttatttgtactgtgagaagtttgtagtgcagtaaaaataaGTCCAAAGGCAGATTTGTTTCAACATGACAACAaaggcagatgtgaaatgtaaaagtgaggtcagaggtcaaatgtaacatgacattttaaatctttatacagTATTTTCTATATGTTGACAAGACAACACCTttgtaagaatcatagtttGTGTTATAAGGATTTTTATTTAGTcataaagttgaccttgaagaccttggtGGATGTAAGCCAAATGTTAATGGATAGTTAACATGACTGCAGCTCGTCAGTGAGGTAACCAGGCAGGTCTGCTGGGATCCTTTCTAGGAAAATAAGATTTGTATGCTAACAGATTTTCCCCTTGTTTCAGTGACTTCCTGCTTCAAGATTCGTTTtcatgccatcattcacctccagTCAGACGCCTGCCACCTTGGATCATTACCCCCCTATTCACCACCACCGCTGCCCGCCTCAGAGCCTCTTCCTCACTTGCCTGCCTGCCCACCCTTCAGCAGTTTCCACAGACCTCTGCCTTCATCCTTTACTCCCACCTAGTCTGGACTCCAAGTAAGTCATTGTTGCAGCCACTTTATGAACTCTGTCTTGTCACATTCCCTCTCAGATTTCCTGCCCTAACTGCTCTCTCCTCTCCCACAGATCTGTCGCCCTCACACTGTTATGTCCGCTCCTCTGGCCTGTCTCTCTCACCTCAGTTAAGATGTTTTTGTAGGACTCGCTTTAGGTTCATTTatgttttgttcttgttgacCAAGTCTAAGCTCGCAATCTGTTGTATTAAATGAATTATCCTttgtttgaataaaaaaaaaaaaaaaaaaaaaaaaaaactgactgatTACATCCTCTGCTGTTTTCACCTGAGTCCCACACATGAGTCCTGAATCACAACGATATTAAATCTGACAATTTATACATAATAGTTTTATAAAGTTCTGACTAAATAGACCCAGGTGGCTTCAAACATTTAAAGAGATAATATGATGTTATTTCTCAGTCATGAAACTCATTTACAGAAACACATCAAATGTTTTGATCCTGCTCACCTTTAactgacatccagctctgtgctgactctcttcctgaggactgacacttgtagaaaccttcatcagactttgacactgcagagatcttcagctcccctcgggtatcattttgaataactttgtcattgtgatagaaaaacacattggaaagtattttttgtgttttcaaactgcagctcagactaacagaagctccctcagtcacaggatgaacaggactcaccaggataggaccattaccatcatctgtgaaaataaaacaaacatattgTTTCAGTCAGACCAGCTGGTGCAAACCTTTGAGAAAAAGCTGTGAGTCGTGTCTCAT
It includes:
- the LOC109198185 gene encoding low affinity immunoglobulin gamma Fc region receptor II-b isoform X1; translation: MLFPDVHSAASLTVSPDRVQHFTSDSVSLTCEGNFTEWRVRKFSEDGRLSVCRRMTGSTCNIKTSKSDTGVYWCESGSGEFSSAVNITVQNDGNGPILVSPVHPVTEGASVSLTCSLRTQKILSNVFFYHNDKLIQNDPRGELNISAVSKSDEGFYKCQYSGRESAQSWMSVKVTGRSSSPVWLMVGLVCGVSLIIILLLLLYRCRQSKYSCFTRSIQSESHSPGSSTNHGVNQDETHVYDSPHPGTNHIYDSVMPVEDNRNGSDEHQDVTYALIELKNFGKKRKHHKPEQSAVYSEVKTGAAEDSLMYAEVKRPKKEKAKKKAGKSSPAADAAVYSEVTLGSFPGQ